The Vibrio astriarenae genome contains a region encoding:
- the frsA gene encoding esterase FrsA — protein sequence MTKDTQPSPAPQDKPKEEESKNLSEKLFTTNKQAKETSALTHYLPSDQEWLDERHVSENSGWYRGLRRMQWIWQGVDPVDQEEVLAKIAGSEHARKHDYWLDTVMGYRPGNWAYEWTKLGARYQKEATELEGEQQADKFFSASLCYSVAGYPHLKNDNLAIQAQVLANTAYDEGAKATSSHVRTIQIPFKNRHFTARLHVPHTQHPFPVVIVSAGLDSLQTDMWRLYRDYLKPRGIGMISVDMPSIGACSHWTLNEDSSELHQAVLNELPNLPWVSHNRVGVLGFRFGGNAMVRLSFLEQDKISACVAIGAPIHKVLSSADSIKSMPKMYLDMLASRLGKTMVDVSSLSYFMMKWSLKVQGIINTRRTKVPILAMSLENDPICPESDNQLVAMYSLGGKAKKIKSDNISQGYEQSLELAIKWMESELLR from the coding sequence ATGACCAAAGATACACAACCTTCACCTGCACCGCAGGACAAGCCAAAAGAAGAGGAATCAAAGAACCTCTCTGAAAAACTATTTACCACTAACAAGCAAGCGAAGGAGACCTCTGCACTCACTCATTATTTGCCTTCAGACCAAGAGTGGTTGGATGAGCGTCATGTATCAGAAAATAGCGGATGGTATCGTGGCCTGCGTCGGATGCAGTGGATCTGGCAAGGCGTCGATCCGGTAGATCAAGAGGAAGTCTTAGCAAAAATTGCGGGCTCTGAACACGCACGTAAGCATGATTATTGGTTGGATACCGTGATGGGTTATCGTCCCGGGAACTGGGCCTATGAGTGGACGAAACTTGGCGCACGTTATCAAAAAGAGGCTACGGAGCTTGAGGGAGAGCAACAAGCTGACAAGTTCTTCTCCGCTTCTTTGTGCTACTCCGTTGCGGGTTATCCTCATTTGAAAAATGACAACTTGGCGATTCAAGCACAAGTGCTCGCGAACACAGCCTACGATGAGGGAGCAAAAGCGACCAGTAGCCATGTTAGGACGATTCAAATTCCGTTCAAAAATCGCCATTTCACCGCGCGCTTGCACGTACCTCACACCCAGCATCCATTCCCCGTTGTGATAGTGAGTGCCGGACTTGATTCACTGCAAACGGACATGTGGCGTCTCTATCGCGACTATTTGAAACCTCGCGGAATAGGGATGATTTCAGTGGATATGCCCTCTATCGGAGCATGCAGCCATTGGACACTGAATGAAGACAGTTCAGAACTTCACCAAGCCGTGCTCAATGAGCTACCTAACCTTCCTTGGGTGTCACACAACCGTGTGGGTGTACTGGGGTTCCGTTTTGGTGGTAATGCCATGGTTCGTCTGTCGTTCTTAGAGCAAGACAAGATTTCTGCATGTGTTGCGATTGGTGCACCCATCCACAAAGTACTCTCTTCTGCCGATAGCATTAAGAGTATGCCAAAGATGTATCTCGATATGCTTGCTTCACGCTTAGGCAAAACCATGGTAGATGTTTCATCGCTGAGTTACTTCATGATGAAGTGGTCGCTAAAAGTGCAAGGTATTATCAATACCCGCCGCACAAAAGTGCCTATTTTGGCGATGAGTTTAGAGAATGACCCAATATGTCCAGAGTCAGATAATCAGCTGGTTGCCATGTATAGTCTGGGTGGTAAAGCGAAAAAGATAAAATCTGACAATATTTCACAAGGATATGAGCAATCCCTCGAATTGGCGATAAAATGGATGGAAAGTGAACTGCTAAGGTGA
- the gpt gene encoding xanthine phosphoribosyltransferase codes for MSNKFIITWDNMQNYCRQLAEKQMPAEQWKGIIGVSRGGLVPAAILARELGIRYVDTVCISSYDHDHQRDMSVLKAPEHDGEGFLIVDDLVDSGDTARKIREMYPKAKLITVCAKPAGVDLVDEYIVDIPQDTWIEQPWDMTIQYIEPINRKHK; via the coding sequence ATGAGCAATAAATTCATCATCACTTGGGATAACATGCAGAACTACTGCCGTCAGCTAGCTGAAAAACAGATGCCAGCAGAGCAGTGGAAAGGCATTATCGGCGTTAGCCGTGGCGGTCTTGTTCCAGCGGCTATCCTAGCTCGTGAACTGGGTATTCGTTACGTAGATACAGTATGTATCTCAAGCTATGACCATGACCACCAACGTGACATGAGCGTACTAAAAGCACCTGAGCATGATGGTGAAGGTTTCCTAATTGTTGATGATCTCGTAGATAGCGGTGACACTGCACGTAAAATTCGTGAAATGTACCCTAAAGCGAAACTGATCACGGTGTGTGCAAAGCCAGCGGGTGTTGATCTAGTGGATGAGTACATCGTTGATATTCCACAAGATACTTGGATTGAGCAACCATGGGATATGACAATCCAATACATCGAGCCAATCAACCGTAAGCACAAGTAA
- the rimK gene encoding 30S ribosomal protein S6--L-glutamate ligase: MKIGILSRNAKLYSTRRLIEAAEARGHEVKVIDALRTYMNINSEKPQIHYKGEELIDFDAVIPRIGASVTFFGTAVLRQFEMMGVYPVNESVAITRSRDKLRSMQLLSRKGIGMPITGFASKPDDVKDLLDMVGGAPVVIKLLEGTQGIGVVLAETRKAAESVVEAFMGLKANIMVQEYIKEAGGADIRCFVIGDKVIAAMKRQGAEGEFRSNLHRGGTASLVKITPEERRTAVAAAKIMGLNVAGVDLLRSERGPLVMEVNSSPGLEGIEAATGKDVAGMIIEFIEKNAASKRTQTRGKG, translated from the coding sequence ATGAAAATTGGCATCCTATCTCGCAATGCAAAACTTTACTCTACTCGCCGCTTAATTGAAGCTGCCGAAGCTCGCGGCCACGAGGTGAAGGTGATTGACGCACTGCGTACCTACATGAACATCAACTCTGAAAAACCTCAAATTCATTACAAAGGCGAAGAGCTCATTGATTTTGACGCTGTCATTCCTCGCATCGGCGCTTCGGTGACCTTCTTCGGTACCGCCGTATTGCGTCAGTTTGAGATGATGGGCGTCTATCCGGTTAATGAATCAGTCGCCATCACTCGCTCGCGTGACAAGTTGCGCTCAATGCAACTGCTGTCACGCAAGGGTATTGGTATGCCGATTACAGGTTTTGCAAGTAAGCCAGATGATGTAAAAGACCTCCTCGATATGGTGGGTGGGGCGCCAGTCGTCATCAAGCTGCTTGAGGGAACACAAGGCATTGGTGTGGTATTGGCTGAAACTCGCAAAGCAGCAGAGAGTGTTGTTGAAGCGTTTATGGGTCTAAAAGCCAACATCATGGTGCAAGAGTACATCAAAGAGGCAGGTGGCGCTGACATTCGTTGCTTTGTTATCGGTGACAAAGTTATCGCTGCGATGAAACGCCAAGGTGCGGAGGGAGAGTTTCGCTCTAACCTACACCGAGGTGGCACTGCTTCTTTGGTTAAGATCACCCCTGAAGAACGTCGCACTGCAGTCGCAGCGGCGAAAATCATGGGGCTGAACGTAGCTGGTGTTGACTTGCTTCGCTCTGAACGAGGCCCGTTGGTGATGGAGGTTAACTCTTCACCAGGCCTAGAAGGCATCGAAGCAGCAACTGGTAAAGATGTAGCGGGCATGATCATCGAATTTATCGAGAAAAACGCCGCTAGCAAAAGGACGCAAACTCGTGGCAAAGGTTAA
- a CDS encoding ATP-dependent zinc protease family protein yields MNKKIITGWREYLSLPQLGIEKIKAKVDTGARTSCIHAFKVEAFEKRVDEQTQQWVRFWVHPNQHDEQTEIVCEAKVIDERLVRDSGGHETMRYVIETELHIDNQSWSIEVTLTNRDNMAFRMLLGRTAMENRILVDPAASFLVKFEE; encoded by the coding sequence ATGAATAAAAAAATCATCACTGGCTGGCGCGAATACTTGAGCCTGCCTCAACTAGGAATAGAAAAAATCAAAGCAAAGGTGGATACCGGAGCTAGAACCTCATGTATTCATGCTTTTAAAGTCGAAGCTTTTGAAAAGCGCGTAGACGAACAGACCCAACAGTGGGTGAGATTTTGGGTACACCCAAATCAGCACGATGAACAAACAGAAATCGTCTGTGAAGCAAAAGTGATTGATGAGCGTTTGGTTAGGGACTCTGGTGGCCATGAAACAATGCGCTACGTCATTGAGACAGAGCTTCACATTGACAATCAAAGCTGGTCAATCGAGGTCACTTTAACCAACAGAGACAACATGGCTTTCCGTATGCTCCTTGGCAGAACAGCAATGGAAAACCGTATTTTGGTCGATCCGGCCGCATCTTTTTTAGTGAAATTTGAGGAGTAA
- the dinB gene encoding DNA polymerase IV, which translates to MDCFYAAVEMRDNPELRDVPIAVGGRDKRRGVVSTCNYQARQFGVRSAMPTIKAFELCPNLVLVPGRMDVYKQVSRQIHEIFHRYTNTIEPLSLDEAYLDVTDSTQCRGSATLIANAIRRDIENELNLTASAGVAPIKFVAKVASDVNKPNGICVVTPDKLQDFIDELPLEKIPGVGKVSIEKLNSAGYFSCLDIRNSNQGDVIRQFGRLGASLWNRSHGIDSREVETTRERKSVGVERTLANNIKSYEECWQLIEEKLFPELQRRLSRYTDIGEIAKQGIKLKFEDFQLTTIEHQHTLLDLNDFKPLLKEVLQRQKGRGIRLIGLNVTLKPQGDSHQLSLI; encoded by the coding sequence ATGGATTGCTTCTATGCAGCGGTGGAGATGCGTGACAATCCAGAGCTAAGAGATGTGCCTATTGCAGTGGGGGGGCGAGATAAACGCCGAGGTGTGGTATCGACATGTAATTACCAGGCGCGTCAATTTGGTGTGCGCAGTGCGATGCCAACCATAAAAGCTTTTGAGTTATGCCCGAATCTAGTGTTAGTACCTGGCCGAATGGATGTTTACAAACAGGTGTCACGCCAGATCCACGAAATATTTCACCGTTACACAAATACCATAGAGCCGCTATCACTGGATGAAGCCTATCTTGATGTGACTGACAGCACCCAATGTCGGGGTTCAGCAACACTCATTGCTAATGCCATCCGCCGAGATATTGAAAATGAGCTCAATCTCACGGCTTCTGCCGGCGTTGCACCTATCAAGTTTGTTGCCAAGGTGGCCTCAGACGTCAACAAGCCAAATGGAATTTGTGTCGTGACCCCGGATAAGCTGCAAGATTTTATTGATGAACTGCCATTAGAGAAGATTCCTGGAGTTGGCAAGGTATCGATAGAAAAACTCAACAGCGCGGGTTACTTCTCATGTTTAGACATCCGCAATAGCAATCAGGGGGATGTCATTCGTCAATTTGGTCGCTTGGGTGCCTCGCTGTGGAATCGAAGCCACGGTATTGATTCAAGAGAAGTTGAGACAACTCGCGAGCGTAAATCGGTTGGGGTGGAGCGTACGCTTGCCAATAATATTAAGAGTTACGAAGAGTGCTGGCAGTTGATTGAGGAAAAGCTGTTTCCAGAGTTGCAGAGGCGGCTCTCTCGCTATACTGATATCGGAGAAATTGCCAAGCAGGGCATAAAGCTAAAGTTTGAAGATTTTCAACTTACCACCATTGAACACCAGCACACCTTGCTCGATCTGAATGACTTCAAGCCGTTATTAAAAGAGGTATTGCAGCGACAAAAAGGTCGAGGAATACGTTTGATTGGACTTAATGTCACGCTAAAGCCGCAGGGTGATAGCCATCAGCTATCGCTTATCTAG
- a CDS encoding aminoacyl-histidine dipeptidase translates to MTDFLKQIPSSNPIWPFFATICSIPHPSKHEEALAQHIVQWAESKGLDVKRDQTGNVFIKKPATAGMESRKGVVLQAHIDMVPQKNEDTVHDFTTDPIRPYVDGEWLTAEGTTLGADNGIGMASCLAVLDADDIAHGPIEVLLTIDEEAGMTGAFGLEEGWLEGDILLNTDSEQEGEVYMGCAGGIDGAMTFDIQREAIPEGYVTQQLTLKGLKGGHSGCDIHTGRGNANKLLGRFLAGHAKELDLRLIEFRGGSLRNAIPREAFVTVALPAANAAKLNERFKFYTELLKQELGKVETDIVSFNQAQETQEQVIDLASQSRFVAALNACPNGVIRMSDEIEGVVETSLNVGVITTEADKITVLCLIRSLIDSGRSQVEGMLHSVAELAGADMSFNGAYPGWKPDADSEIMAIFRDMYQEIYGHKPNIMVIHAGLECGLFKKPYPNMDMVSFGPTIKFPHSPDEKVKIDTVDLFWQQMVALLAAIPEKA, encoded by the coding sequence GTGACCGATTTTCTAAAACAGATCCCATCTTCAAACCCTATTTGGCCATTTTTCGCAACGATCTGTTCGATTCCTCACCCGTCAAAGCATGAAGAAGCTTTAGCACAGCACATCGTTCAATGGGCGGAAAGCAAGGGCCTAGACGTTAAGCGCGACCAAACCGGTAACGTGTTCATCAAAAAACCTGCGACAGCAGGTATGGAAAGCCGCAAAGGTGTCGTTCTGCAAGCGCACATCGATATGGTGCCGCAAAAAAATGAAGACACGGTTCATGACTTTACCACCGATCCAATCCGTCCATACGTTGATGGCGAATGGTTAACAGCCGAAGGCACCACTCTTGGTGCTGATAACGGCATCGGAATGGCCTCTTGCCTTGCAGTACTGGATGCAGACGACATTGCACATGGCCCTATCGAAGTGCTTCTGACCATTGATGAAGAAGCGGGAATGACGGGCGCCTTTGGCCTAGAAGAGGGTTGGCTAGAAGGCGACATCCTTCTGAACACTGACTCTGAGCAAGAGGGTGAAGTCTACATGGGCTGTGCTGGCGGTATTGATGGCGCAATGACCTTCGATATTCAGCGTGAAGCGATTCCTGAAGGCTACGTTACTCAGCAGCTAACGTTGAAAGGTTTAAAAGGTGGGCACTCGGGTTGTGATATTCACACCGGCCGTGGTAATGCAAACAAACTATTGGGTCGCTTTCTAGCGGGTCATGCAAAAGAGTTAGACTTGCGTCTTATTGAATTTCGTGGCGGTAGCCTACGCAATGCGATTCCCCGTGAAGCATTCGTTACGGTTGCCCTACCCGCTGCAAACGCTGCGAAGCTCAATGAGCGATTCAAGTTCTACACAGAACTGCTTAAACAAGAACTTGGTAAAGTCGAAACCGACATCGTTTCATTCAATCAAGCCCAAGAGACCCAAGAGCAAGTGATCGATCTTGCCTCGCAGTCGCGTTTTGTCGCGGCATTGAATGCCTGTCCAAATGGCGTGATTCGTATGAGTGATGAAATTGAAGGTGTGGTTGAAACTTCATTAAACGTTGGCGTCATCACGACTGAAGCAGATAAGATCACCGTTTTGTGCCTCATTCGTTCATTGATTGATTCCGGTCGCAGTCAAGTTGAGGGCATGCTTCACTCAGTCGCAGAACTTGCTGGCGCGGATATGAGCTTTAACGGCGCTTACCCTGGCTGGAAGCCGGATGCTGATTCGGAGATCATGGCAATCTTCCGTGATATGTACCAAGAGATCTACGGCCACAAGCCAAACATCATGGTTATTCATGCAGGTCTTGAATGTGGCTTATTCAAAAAGCCATACCCAAACATGGACATGGTGTCGTTTGGCCCAACCATCAAGTTCCCACATTCACCAGATGAGAAAGTAAAAATCGACACCGTCGACCTTTTCTGGCAACAAATGGTTGCTCTTCTTGCAGCAATCCCAGAAAAAGCATAA
- a CDS encoding NCS2 family permease, with product MLERLFKLSENGTNVRTEIIAGITTFLTMAYIIFVNPAILADAGMDRGAVFVATCLAAAIGCFIMGFVANYPIAQAPGMGLNAFFTYAVVLGMGYTWQVALAAVFVSGILFILLSVFKVREWIINSIPLALRTGISAGIGLFLAFIALKNAGIVVDNPATLVQLGDITSLQAVLAAFGFFLTIALVHHGYKGAVMMAILAVTALGLIFGDVQWGGIMSTPPSLAPTFMQLDFSAVFEVGMISVVFAFLFVDLFDTAGTLVGVSQKANLMDKDGKIPRLNRALLADSTATSVGAMLGTSNTTSYIESAAGVAAGGRTGLTAVVVGVLFLLALFFSPLAGMIPAYATAGALFYVAILMMSGLVSIDWRDLTEAAPVVVTCLLMPLTFSIAEGITLGFISYAAIKTMSGKGRDVSISVWVMSAIFVVKYIVG from the coding sequence ATGCTCGAAAGGCTATTTAAACTCAGTGAAAATGGGACCAACGTACGCACTGAGATCATTGCAGGTATCACTACATTCCTGACAATGGCGTACATCATCTTCGTTAACCCAGCTATCTTGGCAGATGCGGGTATGGATCGCGGCGCGGTCTTTGTCGCAACCTGTTTGGCGGCCGCTATCGGCTGTTTCATCATGGGTTTTGTTGCAAACTACCCAATCGCACAGGCGCCGGGTATGGGTTTGAACGCCTTCTTTACTTATGCTGTCGTGCTAGGTATGGGTTACACATGGCAAGTGGCTTTGGCTGCCGTATTTGTCTCGGGTATCTTATTTATTCTTTTGAGCGTGTTCAAAGTTCGTGAATGGATCATTAACTCGATCCCACTTGCTTTGCGTACCGGTATTTCTGCCGGTATTGGTCTTTTCCTAGCGTTTATCGCTCTAAAGAATGCCGGTATCGTTGTAGATAACCCAGCCACATTGGTTCAGTTGGGTGACATTACTTCTCTGCAAGCGGTATTGGCAGCGTTTGGTTTCTTCCTCACTATCGCTCTTGTTCACCATGGCTACAAAGGCGCGGTGATGATGGCGATTCTAGCGGTAACCGCACTAGGTCTTATCTTTGGTGATGTGCAGTGGGGCGGTATTATGTCGACGCCACCAAGCCTAGCGCCAACCTTCATGCAGCTTGATTTCTCAGCTGTGTTTGAAGTGGGTATGATTTCAGTGGTTTTCGCTTTCTTGTTTGTCGACCTATTTGACACAGCAGGTACGCTTGTTGGCGTTTCTCAAAAGGCGAACCTAATGGACAAAGATGGCAAGATTCCTCGCCTGAACCGTGCGCTATTGGCTGACTCTACTGCCACATCTGTAGGTGCGATGCTTGGTACGTCAAACACCACTTCTTATATCGAAAGTGCCGCTGGTGTTGCCGCGGGTGGACGTACTGGTTTGACAGCGGTTGTTGTCGGTGTTTTGTTCCTTCTAGCACTGTTCTTTTCGCCTTTAGCTGGTATGATTCCGGCATACGCGACAGCTGGCGCACTGTTCTATGTTGCTATTCTTATGATGTCTGGTTTGGTGAGCATTGACTGGCGCGACCTGACTGAAGCAGCACCTGTTGTTGTTACTTGCTTGCTGATGCCTCTAACATTCTCAATTGCAGAAGGTATCACGCTAGGCTTTATTTCATACGCTGCGATCAAAACGATGAGTGGCAAGGGCCGTGACGTTTCTATTAGCGTTTGGGTTATGTCTGCTATCTTCGTTGTGAAATACATCGTAGGTTAA
- a CDS encoding DUF2884 family protein, with amino-acid sequence MKAIMFAVGSIVLAPAVWATECRVDIDNDVYFSANSLKVGDTSGAYLEIDHEDQVTVEGEVLALTPEQQLAIESYKQRLAEYGPRVKQLTDDGLSIALDIIDEVSIAMDAPHAFDDLKSALADYFGQLQERYYSQDGFSVPAASFDELIEQWQQELEEAKALFTREFFEDAFNALSAKMNQEGGLNLTQMAEEMGELKGQLEQKFREHANQLKKDKDSLCDELEGMKQQEQELHQKIPQLKNYRVFTI; translated from the coding sequence ATGAAAGCGATTATGTTTGCAGTAGGGAGCATTGTTCTCGCGCCTGCAGTTTGGGCTACAGAGTGTCGTGTTGATATTGATAACGATGTCTACTTTAGTGCCAACTCTCTAAAGGTAGGTGATACGAGTGGCGCTTATCTAGAGATTGATCATGAAGATCAGGTGACTGTTGAAGGCGAAGTGTTGGCATTGACTCCCGAGCAACAACTTGCGATTGAGTCGTATAAGCAGCGCCTTGCTGAATATGGGCCGAGAGTAAAGCAATTGACTGATGATGGTTTATCCATTGCGTTGGACATTATCGACGAAGTCTCTATAGCTATGGATGCACCACACGCATTTGATGATTTAAAGTCAGCCTTGGCAGACTATTTTGGTCAGCTTCAAGAAAGGTATTACAGTCAAGATGGCTTCTCCGTTCCTGCTGCGTCATTTGACGAGCTTATCGAGCAATGGCAGCAAGAGTTAGAGGAAGCAAAGGCATTGTTTACTCGCGAATTTTTTGAAGACGCATTTAATGCACTGTCTGCGAAGATGAATCAAGAAGGTGGTCTAAATTTAACGCAGATGGCTGAAGAGATGGGTGAGCTTAAGGGGCAACTGGAGCAGAAGTTTCGTGAGCACGCCAACCAACTTAAGAAGGATAAAGATAGCCTTTGTGATGAGCTTGAGGGAATGAAACAGCAAGAGCAAGAGTTGCATCAAAAAATCCCACAGCTTAAAAACTATCGTGTATTCACGATTTAA
- a CDS encoding succinylglutamate desuccinylase/aspartoacylase family protein: MAKVKFNQPFELLGQLTPAGSRSVIEIEGPKLYTHSPLSIPVEVINGKYPGPVLMVNAAIHGDELNGVEVVRQLIDTLDETKLKGTVIAVPIVNTFGFIHKSRYLPDRRDLNRCFPGSEKGSLASRVAHTFFDALVGKCDYILDLHTGAIHRTNLPQIRADLSNPETLRIAKAFATPVIVDAPLRDGSLRSEAERLGIPVLTYEAGEALRFEPICISAGFIGVQRVMKAIGMLRASRKKLPTPVIAKSTSWIRAEDDGILRTQVSLGDKVEKGQIIAYIASPLGHSEVAIKAHRSGIVIGQQTLPLVNEGDAIFHLAYFTQDEEEVEQVVDEFIVEVASEEESLTTGAIEIKNP, encoded by the coding sequence GTGGCAAAGGTTAAATTCAACCAACCATTTGAACTGCTGGGGCAATTAACCCCAGCAGGGTCTCGCTCAGTCATTGAGATAGAAGGCCCAAAACTCTACACCCATTCACCTCTCTCTATTCCAGTCGAGGTGATCAACGGCAAATACCCAGGTCCAGTACTGATGGTCAATGCGGCTATCCATGGTGATGAGTTAAACGGCGTAGAAGTCGTGCGCCAACTGATCGACACATTGGATGAAACCAAGCTCAAAGGAACGGTGATCGCGGTGCCGATCGTCAATACTTTTGGTTTTATTCATAAATCGCGCTACTTGCCAGACCGTCGTGACCTGAACCGTTGCTTCCCTGGCTCAGAAAAAGGCTCACTTGCCTCACGAGTTGCTCATACATTCTTTGATGCATTAGTCGGTAAATGTGATTACATCCTTGATCTTCATACCGGTGCGATTCACCGCACAAACCTGCCACAAATTCGTGCAGATTTGAGCAACCCTGAAACCCTACGAATCGCAAAGGCATTTGCGACGCCAGTGATTGTCGATGCTCCTTTACGTGACGGCTCACTGCGTAGCGAAGCCGAGCGTTTGGGTATCCCGGTCCTAACCTATGAGGCAGGTGAAGCATTGCGTTTTGAACCTATCTGTATATCAGCGGGATTTATTGGCGTTCAGCGCGTCATGAAAGCAATCGGAATGCTAAGAGCAAGTCGCAAGAAGTTGCCAACGCCTGTTATCGCTAAGTCCACTAGTTGGATTCGCGCAGAAGACGATGGCATTCTACGAACTCAAGTATCACTGGGGGATAAAGTTGAGAAAGGTCAGATCATCGCTTACATCGCATCCCCTCTAGGTCATAGCGAGGTTGCAATAAAAGCGCATCGCAGCGGTATCGTGATTGGTCAGCAGACACTACCTTTGGTCAACGAAGGTGACGCGATATTCCACCTTGCCTACTTCACCCAAGATGAAGAAGAAGTAGAACAAGTGGTCGATGAATTTATTGTTGAGGTGGCAAGCGAAGAAGAGTCGCTCACCACCGGGGCAATTGAAATCAAGAACCCGTAA
- a CDS encoding sodium-dependent transporter, giving the protein MGSVTNSFQREGFSSRMGFVLAAAGAAVGLGNIWGFPTQAASNGGGAFLFVYTVMIIVVAFPMLLLEMAIGRHGQANPIDSLVSVGEHRSSGIFGRAAGWLSLLVPCAVMGFYSVVGGWLICFFFGAIFEALGAVGLADWFKGFSFERNVVGTLVFYWLTMLIVRSGVKQGIEKWSTRLMPALFVLFFVLFAYIMMQQGAVEGLKHYLIPDFAKIWDRQLLLAAMGQGFFSLTIGGCSMLIYGSYLSKKESLPKAAMSVAIVDSGVAIIAGLVVIPAMYVAMNQGVAIYAEDGSLLNSDTLVFTVLPLMFESLGLLGQLFAIIFFLLLTIAALTSSISMLECPVALVCERFNTKRSTTTYVLGSVIALFSLVIVANFGQLFGLVAMVATQYLQPFAALMICLFGGWAWSRAGKMREIEQGEPAFATSALGRIWPIYIKIVCPILVGTIIWASFL; this is encoded by the coding sequence ATGGGCAGTGTAACCAACTCTTTTCAGCGTGAAGGCTTTAGCTCTCGAATGGGCTTTGTGTTAGCAGCGGCGGGCGCAGCCGTTGGTTTGGGTAATATATGGGGCTTTCCAACGCAAGCGGCCAGTAATGGCGGTGGCGCTTTCCTTTTTGTCTACACTGTGATGATCATTGTCGTCGCATTTCCAATGCTATTGCTTGAAATGGCGATCGGCCGCCATGGACAAGCCAATCCAATCGATAGCTTAGTCTCAGTGGGTGAGCATCGTTCAAGCGGTATATTCGGGCGAGCTGCAGGCTGGCTGAGTCTTCTCGTACCGTGTGCGGTGATGGGCTTTTACAGCGTCGTTGGCGGCTGGTTGATCTGCTTCTTTTTCGGTGCCATTTTCGAAGCCCTCGGTGCTGTGGGGTTAGCAGATTGGTTCAAAGGGTTTTCCTTTGAGCGTAATGTTGTTGGTACATTGGTCTTCTACTGGTTGACGATGCTGATTGTACGTAGCGGTGTAAAGCAAGGGATTGAAAAGTGGTCTACCCGTTTGATGCCTGCTCTTTTCGTGCTGTTTTTTGTTTTGTTTGCCTACATTATGATGCAGCAAGGTGCGGTAGAAGGCCTAAAACACTACCTTATTCCAGACTTTGCTAAGATTTGGGATCGCCAGTTGTTGCTCGCCGCAATGGGACAGGGCTTTTTCTCTCTGACGATTGGTGGCTGCTCGATGCTGATCTACGGCTCTTACCTAAGTAAGAAAGAGAGCTTACCAAAAGCGGCGATGAGCGTAGCGATTGTTGACTCAGGTGTCGCTATTATCGCTGGTCTCGTGGTGATCCCTGCTATGTATGTGGCGATGAACCAAGGCGTCGCTATTTACGCAGAAGATGGCAGCTTGCTGAACTCCGATACCTTGGTATTCACAGTGCTGCCTTTGATGTTTGAAAGCTTGGGATTACTGGGGCAGCTGTTTGCAATTATTTTCTTCTTATTACTCACTATTGCTGCGCTTACCTCTTCAATTTCAATGTTGGAGTGCCCAGTGGCGCTTGTCTGTGAGCGTTTTAATACCAAACGTTCAACCACGACTTATGTTTTAGGCAGCGTTATTGCTCTGTTTAGTTTGGTTATTGTTGCAAACTTCGGCCAGCTATTTGGTTTGGTTGCTATGGTGGCTACCCAGTACTTGCAGCCTTTTGCCGCACTGATGATTTGTCTATTTGGTGGTTGGGCTTGGAGCCGAGCAGGAAAGATGAGAGAGATTGAACAGGGAGAGCCCGCGTTTGCTACTAGTGCCTTAGGAAGAATATGGCCTATTTATATCAAAATCGTTTGTCCGATTTTGGTGGGGACCATTATTTGGGCGTCTTTCCTTTAA